A DNA window from bacterium contains the following coding sequences:
- a CDS encoding glycosyltransferase produces MSNMKGRVVRIMSDLPFGGVEQRLLSLLPQLRDIGWDVSVTCIREAGQMAPLFEREGIRVAVIPFRSRFSPRDLWALARGLRAQGADIVHTHMYRSNTSGTVGARLARVRVVISNVHNVNEWDNLRQLWTDRMLSRFKDKVIAVSEGVRQNYIERTRIDPGKVVTIYNGIDLDRFGGAERDAGLARELGIVDGEKVVSVFARLVEQKRHVDFLAMAAQVLRVVPNVKFLIVGKGKLREQLEQTASQLGLSERTVFAGHRNDIPRLLALSDVAVMCSDKEGFSNSLLEAMAAGVPVVATDVGGNAEAIVDRVSGFIVPMRRPDLLARRVLALLTDEVLYRSVSDNAAERASLFSIGQMCERTDALYTSLLSREEQGRG; encoded by the coding sequence ATGTCCAACATGAAAGGCCGCGTCGTTCGGATCATGTCTGACCTGCCGTTTGGAGGCGTGGAACAGCGTCTTCTCTCGTTGCTGCCGCAGCTTCGGGACATCGGTTGGGACGTCTCAGTAACCTGTATCCGTGAGGCCGGCCAGATGGCGCCGCTGTTTGAGCGAGAGGGGATACGAGTCGCGGTGATTCCCTTTCGGTCTCGCTTCTCGCCACGCGACCTTTGGGCGCTGGCTCGTGGCCTGAGGGCGCAGGGAGCTGACATCGTTCACACACACATGTACCGCAGCAACACTTCGGGGACAGTGGGCGCCAGGCTGGCGCGGGTGAGGGTGGTCATCTCAAATGTCCACAACGTCAATGAGTGGGACAACCTGAGGCAGCTTTGGACAGACCGAATGCTTTCGCGATTCAAGGACAAGGTGATCGCGGTGTCCGAGGGCGTCAGGCAGAACTACATTGAGAGAACCCGTATTGACCCGGGCAAGGTAGTTACCATCTACAACGGCATCGACCTCGACAGATTTGGAGGTGCAGAACGGGATGCGGGTCTGGCGCGCGAGCTTGGAATAGTGGATGGCGAAAAGGTAGTTTCGGTCTTCGCCAGACTAGTCGAGCAGAAGCGGCATGTCGATTTCCTTGCGATGGCGGCGCAGGTGCTAAGAGTCGTTCCGAACGTCAAGTTTCTGATCGTCGGGAAGGGCAAGCTCAGAGAGCAGCTCGAGCAAACGGCCTCTCAACTAGGGTTGTCGGAACGGACGGTCTTCGCCGGCCATCGGAACGACATCCCGCGCCTGCTCGCCCTCTCTGACGTAGCGGTGATGTGCTCAGACAAGGAAGGATTCTCCAACTCACTGCTTGAGGCGATGGCGGCCGGTGTGCCAGTTGTTGCTACTGACGTGGGCGGCAACGCGGAGGCGATAGTCGATCGCGTGTCGGGATTCATTGTGCCCATGCGTCGTCCGGACCTCCTTGCGCGGCGAGTGCTTGCGCTCTTAACTGACGAAGTGCTCTATCGGAGCGTCTCAGACAACGCCGCAGAGCGCGCCTCGCTTTTCAGCATCGGACAGATGTGTGAGCGCACCGATGCGCTTTACACTTCGCTGCTGAGTAGGGAAGAGCAGGGAAGAGGCTAG
- a CDS encoding glycosyltransferase family 4 protein, whose amino-acid sequence MLHSNFHLGWGGQAARVFFLCRGLREMGLDVAVAAPKGSVLVRKCEEVGIRTLDDVRFSKGFRPIDFLHDVRSIRRFILANRTNILHTHGSQDTWSGTVAALRVPKAVRTAVVRTRHNTFPVAYNLLNRFLYRWLIDHLIIVSDSVKEQYARFIEHGVILREQVSTVHSCIDVERFDPDKVDKVKARASLGLSSESPVVVVAARLAREKGHKFLLEAFALLKQKFADVVLLVAGEGNQESVLRSQVKRLGLSKNVRFLGFCDDVSLVFAAADVAVLPSIDCDASSASIKEAMAMRVPVVATRIGGAAEIISEGVSGLIVPPQDASALAAAIERLLRSASQRARMGSAARSAIIRRFTPRNLVNETLSVYHDVMERGRG is encoded by the coding sequence GTGCTGCACAGCAATTTTCATCTCGGATGGGGCGGTCAGGCTGCGCGGGTGTTTTTCTTGTGCAGGGGGCTGAGAGAGATGGGGTTGGATGTTGCCGTCGCCGCGCCGAAGGGGAGCGTGCTCGTCAGGAAATGCGAGGAGGTAGGGATACGCACGCTCGATGATGTGCGCTTCTCGAAGGGCTTTCGCCCCATTGATTTCCTGCATGACGTTCGTTCGATCAGGAGGTTCATTCTCGCGAACCGCACCAACATCCTGCACACGCACGGGTCGCAGGACACGTGGTCTGGCACAGTTGCCGCGCTTCGTGTTCCGAAGGCCGTCCGGACGGCGGTTGTCCGGACGAGGCACAACACTTTCCCGGTTGCATATAACCTGCTCAACAGGTTCCTTTACAGGTGGCTCATAGACCATCTCATCATAGTGAGCGACAGCGTCAAGGAGCAATACGCTAGGTTTATCGAGCATGGCGTGATTCTGCGGGAGCAGGTCTCGACCGTGCATAGCTGCATAGACGTCGAGCGCTTCGACCCTGATAAGGTTGACAAGGTGAAGGCCAGAGCGTCGCTTGGCCTGAGTTCTGAGAGCCCGGTGGTTGTCGTGGCCGCAAGGCTTGCTCGGGAAAAGGGGCACAAGTTCCTGCTCGAGGCTTTCGCTTTGCTGAAGCAGAAGTTTGCGGATGTTGTTCTGCTCGTTGCCGGCGAGGGCAACCAGGAGAGCGTGCTGAGATCGCAGGTGAAGCGGCTAGGTCTGTCCAAGAACGTGCGCTTCTTGGGTTTCTGCGACGATGTCTCTCTGGTTTTTGCAGCGGCCGACGTTGCGGTTCTGCCTTCAATTGACTGCGATGCCTCGTCCGCTTCGATAAAAGAGGCAATGGCGATGCGAGTGCCGGTTGTTGCGACGAGGATCGGCGGTGCGGCAGAGATAATTTCGGAGGGGGTTTCGGGCCTTATCGTCCCGCCGCAGGATGCATCAGCCCTTGCTGCTGCCATTGAGCGGCTTTTAAGAAGCGCAAGCCAGCGGGCACGGATGGGGAGCGCCGCGAGGTCAGCAATCATCAGGAGATTCACCCCCCGCAATCTGGTAAATGAGACGCTGTCCGTCTATCACGATGTGATGGAGCGTGGTCGAGGTTAG
- a CDS encoding TldD/PmbA family protein, translated as MIGKDRALEIIEKVVGMSDGDETDVMLTSRQRALTRFANSIIHQNVSTLTSDINIRVVKGKRVGVASTDRIQDDDSLRHLVKTASAIADFQQENPNYLGMPGPAPYQEVDTFCEATAAYSPSQRVDAVRTIVDICTKDSIIASGSFKTEADEIAIANSRGVVAYFPSTVAEVTTVVMKNGQSGYASASANHVAEIDFRSVAEEAADTCRRNVNQVEVEPGKYDVVLHPYAVGNLISMVCALEFGALAKREGRSFMSEKMGQKVFSESLTVWDDGLDPSGMPLPFDFEGVPKQKVVLIENGVAKNVVYDTATARKEGKESTGHALPPGNTFGPVPINVFMKPGTESLDGLVSRLTRGLYVTRFHYINPFIDLKNAVFTGMTRDGTFLIEGGKMTKAVKNLRFTMSMIDAFNSLDGLTKETMFMGDWSGVRVPGVLIRGFNFSGKTQF; from the coding sequence ATGATTGGGAAGGACAGAGCTCTTGAGATAATTGAGAAGGTCGTTGGCATGTCCGATGGGGACGAGACCGATGTGATGCTTACAAGTAGGCAGCGCGCGCTGACACGGTTTGCGAATTCCATCATTCACCAGAACGTATCGACTTTGACCTCTGACATAAACATCAGGGTCGTCAAGGGAAAGCGTGTAGGAGTCGCCTCGACCGACCGCATTCAGGACGATGATAGCCTGAGGCATCTTGTCAAGACAGCCTCGGCGATCGCCGACTTCCAGCAAGAGAACCCTAACTACTTGGGCATGCCGGGTCCGGCGCCGTATCAGGAGGTGGACACCTTCTGTGAGGCCACGGCCGCTTATTCGCCATCCCAGCGGGTGGACGCCGTCAGAACCATCGTTGACATCTGCACCAAGGATTCGATCATCGCGTCCGGCTCGTTCAAGACCGAAGCGGACGAGATAGCAATTGCCAACTCCAGAGGCGTGGTGGCGTACTTCCCGAGCACCGTTGCGGAGGTTACGACGGTTGTGATGAAGAACGGTCAGTCCGGTTACGCCTCGGCGAGCGCCAACCACGTGGCGGAGATAGACTTCAGGAGTGTGGCCGAGGAGGCTGCGGATACTTGCCGGCGCAACGTCAACCAGGTGGAGGTCGAGCCGGGCAAATATGATGTTGTGCTCCATCCTTACGCGGTCGGCAACCTGATCTCAATGGTGTGTGCGCTTGAGTTCGGCGCCCTTGCCAAGCGGGAGGGCAGGAGCTTCATGAGCGAGAAGATGGGTCAGAAGGTCTTCAGCGAGTCATTGACGGTTTGGGACGATGGCCTCGACCCATCAGGTATGCCGCTGCCGTTTGATTTCGAGGGTGTGCCGAAGCAGAAGGTTGTTCTCATCGAGAACGGTGTGGCCAAGAACGTCGTCTATGATACTGCAACGGCGCGCAAGGAGGGCAAGGAGTCAACTGGCCACGCCCTGCCTCCGGGGAACACTTTTGGGCCAGTGCCGATCAACGTGTTTATGAAGCCTGGGACAGAGTCGCTTGATGGTCTTGTTTCGAGACTGACCAGGGGACTTTATGTTACTAGATTTCACTACATCAATCCATTCATTGACCTGAAAAACGCAGTGTTCACTGGCATGACGCGGGACGGAACCTTCCTGATCGAGGGCGGCAAGATGACAAAGGCCGTCAAGAACCTCCGCTTCACAATGAGCATGATCGATGCTTTCAACAGTCTCGACGGGCTGACCAAGGAGACCATGTTTATGGGAGACTGGTCTGGCGTAAGGGTTCCTGGCGTCCTTATCAGAGGGTTCAATTTCTCTGGTAAGACGCAGTTCTAG
- a CDS encoding TldD/PmbA family protein, producing the protein MKDWLRGAVDRATKLGASYADIRLVNLVTEDIHIKNGTVEAITSRETMGFGVRVIADGSWGFASSSLVNENEMRRIADLALQIAKASSRLKQEDVVLAETEICQGQYVTPIKRDPFAVPLKTKLALLLEADGILRAKDGVKISECNMRFFRTEKTFISSEGADIDQTIYESGGGIAATAIEGNQMLVRSYPNSFRGNYGTAGYEFVEGLDLVSHAPRVAKEAVALLSAKECPSKTTTLIIGGSQLGLQVHESCGHPVELDRVFGMEASYAGTSFMTPEKLNKLQYGSKIVNIYADATTPGGLGTFGYDDEGVKAQRSPIVKDGVFVGYLTSRETAIKFGQRSNGTCRADGWWNIPLIRMVNVNLEPGEWEFDDLIKDTADGIYVETNKSWSIDDKRLNFQFGCEIGWEVKNGQLGDVIKSPTYTGITPEFWNSCDAICNRKHWLVWGTPNCGKGEPSQVAHVAHGTAPARFRNVKVGVSK; encoded by the coding sequence TTGAAAGATTGGTTGCGAGGCGCGGTTGACCGCGCGACGAAGCTTGGTGCGTCTTACGCTGACATCAGGCTGGTAAACCTCGTCACCGAGGACATCCACATCAAGAACGGGACGGTTGAGGCGATCACGTCCCGTGAGACGATGGGATTTGGGGTTCGCGTTATAGCGGACGGTTCTTGGGGGTTTGCCAGCAGTTCGCTGGTCAACGAGAATGAGATGAGACGGATCGCCGATTTGGCGTTGCAGATCGCCAAGGCTAGCTCGAGGCTGAAGCAAGAGGACGTGGTCTTGGCGGAGACTGAGATATGCCAGGGCCAGTACGTGACGCCGATCAAGAGGGACCCGTTTGCGGTTCCACTGAAGACGAAGCTTGCGCTCCTATTGGAGGCGGACGGGATACTTCGTGCGAAGGACGGGGTGAAGATCTCGGAGTGCAACATGCGTTTTTTCAGGACGGAGAAGACGTTCATAAGCAGCGAGGGGGCCGACATAGACCAGACCATTTACGAGAGCGGTGGGGGGATAGCTGCAACAGCGATAGAGGGCAACCAGATGCTGGTTCGCTCCTACCCCAACAGTTTCCGAGGCAACTACGGGACGGCCGGATATGAGTTCGTCGAGGGCCTTGATCTTGTGAGCCACGCGCCTCGTGTTGCGAAGGAGGCGGTTGCGCTTCTTTCCGCGAAGGAATGCCCGTCGAAAACGACCACGCTGATCATCGGCGGGTCTCAGCTTGGTCTTCAGGTGCACGAATCGTGCGGTCATCCGGTCGAGTTGGACCGGGTGTTTGGAATGGAGGCAAGCTACGCGGGCACGAGTTTCATGACGCCGGAGAAGCTCAACAAGCTGCAATACGGCTCGAAGATTGTGAACATCTACGCGGACGCGACGACGCCGGGCGGTTTAGGAACATTTGGCTATGACGACGAGGGCGTCAAGGCGCAGCGCTCGCCGATAGTCAAGGATGGCGTTTTCGTTGGGTATCTGACGTCGCGAGAGACGGCGATCAAGTTTGGCCAGAGGAGCAACGGGACCTGCCGCGCCGACGGCTGGTGGAACATTCCGCTGATCAGGATGGTGAACGTGAACTTGGAGCCTGGCGAGTGGGAGTTCGATGACCTCATCAAGGACACTGCCGATGGGATATACGTTGAGACGAACAAGAGCTGGAGCATTGATGACAAGCGGCTCAACTTCCAGTTTGGCTGCGAGATCGGCTGGGAGGTCAAGAACGGCCAGCTGGGGGACGTGATCAAAAGCCCCACCTATACTGGCATCACTCCGGAGTTCTGGAACTCGTGCGACGCGATCTGCAACCGGAAGCATTGGCTAGTCTGGGGAACCCCTAATTGCGGTAAGGGCGAGCCCAGCCAGGTGGCGCACGTTGCGCACGGGACGGCTCCCGCAAGGTTTAGGAATGTAAAGGTAGGTGTGAGCAAATGA
- a CDS encoding type II toxin-antitoxin system RelE/ParE family toxin codes for MKFKVSFVPSANEDLDCYKPREQRIILDGIEEFLQNEADVASKRRRRLRPNPLAPWELRIGDYRVFYEIQAERWVRVLAIGHKWHNELFIRGRRIEI; via the coding sequence ATGAAGTTTAAGGTGAGTTTTGTCCCAAGCGCCAACGAGGATTTGGACTGCTACAAGCCGAGGGAACAAAGAATCATCCTCGATGGAATTGAGGAGTTCCTTCAGAACGAGGCCGATGTGGCGAGCAAGAGGAGGAGGCGACTCCGCCCGAATCCGCTTGCGCCTTGGGAACTGCGAATCGGAGACTACCGGGTTTTCTACGAGATTCAGGCCGAGCGATGGGTCAGAGTTCTGGCCATAGGGCACAAGTGGCACAACGAATTGTTCATCCGAGGGAGGAGGATCGAGATATGA
- the feoB gene encoding ferrous iron transport protein B, with product MAKKTISLALAGNPNSGKTTIFNNLTGARQHVGNYPGVTVEKKEGAARFQGQTLNVVDLPGTYSLTAYSIEELVTRDFIISERPDVVIDVVDASNLERNLYLAVQLIELGVPLVLAFNMSDVAKQRGFKFDLELLSRLFGCPIVPTVGHRKEGMDRLLQVAIEVTTESAKYQPARIRYGKEINEELTKIQSLVEGDEGFSGKLKPRWAALKLLEDDKAVWEKVGSEALRAAAQKSIHHLEVVLGDHPEMVIAERRYGFISGACQEAVRATVEARHTMSDRIDSVVTNRILGLPIFLVLMWLMFKFTFVASEPLVGWVEAGFGLLGGVVGRVLEEGTILHSLVVDGAIGGVGNVLMFVPIILLLFLFMALLEDSGYMARAAFIMDRIMHKIGLHGQSFIPMLLGFGCNVPAIMATRVIASRKDRFVTILVNPFMSCGARLPIYTLFIGVFFAESAGTVLFSLYILGMLVAMLSAKLFRRYLLRGPTSPFVMELPPYRMPTLRGALLHTWERGWLYIKKAGTVVLMGSVAIWFISSFPSPPEYSKDYEALMEQAGQRLGEGEAADETVEQLEAEMQAEKLAKSYAGTLGKAIEPLIKPLGFDWRIGVGLFGGFVAKEIVVSTLGTLYSISDADEESQSLREQVQNAMWPDGRKVYSPLVAFALMVFCLLYVPCLVTLAVIRKETNSWRWPLFTAAYTTAVAWVASFIVYQVGSVFGVGVG from the coding sequence ATGGCCAAGAAGACGATCTCGCTTGCCCTAGCGGGTAACCCTAACTCCGGCAAGACGACCATCTTCAACAATCTGACCGGCGCACGTCAGCACGTTGGCAACTATCCTGGCGTTACAGTGGAGAAGAAAGAGGGTGCCGCGAGGTTCCAAGGCCAGACGCTTAACGTTGTGGACCTTCCTGGGACATATAGCCTAACTGCTTATTCCATCGAGGAGCTAGTCACCAGGGATTTCATTATCAGCGAGAGGCCTGACGTAGTTATAGACGTTGTGGACGCATCTAACTTAGAGCGCAACCTCTACCTTGCTGTCCAGCTGATCGAGCTGGGCGTCCCGCTTGTTCTGGCGTTCAACATGAGCGACGTTGCCAAACAGCGGGGGTTCAAATTCGACCTAGAACTTCTGTCCAGGCTTTTTGGCTGTCCTATTGTTCCGACGGTTGGGCACAGGAAAGAGGGGATGGACCGGCTGCTCCAAGTGGCCATTGAGGTCACAACTGAGAGCGCCAAGTATCAACCGGCGAGAATACGTTATGGCAAGGAGATTAACGAGGAGCTCACAAAGATTCAGTCGCTGGTCGAAGGCGATGAGGGGTTCTCGGGGAAGCTCAAGCCGCGCTGGGCTGCTCTCAAGCTCTTGGAGGACGACAAGGCGGTCTGGGAGAAGGTGGGTTCCGAGGCGCTTCGCGCCGCGGCTCAGAAAAGCATCCATCATCTTGAGGTTGTCCTGGGCGACCATCCGGAAATGGTAATCGCAGAACGACGCTATGGGTTCATTTCGGGCGCGTGTCAGGAGGCGGTGAGGGCTACGGTCGAGGCGCGGCACACGATGTCTGATCGGATCGATTCTGTGGTCACGAACAGGATTCTGGGGCTGCCCATCTTCCTTGTGCTGATGTGGCTTATGTTCAAGTTCACGTTCGTTGCGAGTGAGCCATTAGTGGGCTGGGTGGAGGCGGGCTTTGGGCTTTTGGGAGGGGTGGTTGGACGTGTCCTTGAGGAGGGAACCATACTGCACAGCTTGGTCGTTGACGGTGCGATCGGGGGCGTGGGCAACGTGTTGATGTTTGTGCCGATTATTCTGTTGTTGTTTCTGTTCATGGCTCTTCTGGAGGATTCAGGCTACATGGCCAGGGCCGCGTTCATCATGGACAGGATCATGCACAAGATAGGCCTTCATGGGCAGTCGTTCATCCCAATGTTACTGGGCTTTGGCTGCAACGTTCCTGCCATCATGGCCACGCGCGTTATAGCCTCCAGGAAGGACAGGTTTGTGACGATTCTGGTCAATCCATTTATGTCCTGTGGCGCGAGGCTTCCCATCTATACTCTGTTCATCGGCGTCTTCTTCGCTGAAAGCGCCGGAACCGTCCTATTCTCGCTCTACATTCTCGGCATGTTAGTTGCAATGCTCTCGGCCAAGCTCTTCAGAAGGTATCTTCTGCGAGGTCCCACCTCGCCGTTTGTGATGGAGTTACCTCCGTATCGGATGCCGACGTTGCGGGGAGCGCTCTTGCATACGTGGGAGCGAGGTTGGCTGTACATTAAGAAGGCTGGGACAGTTGTCCTGATGGGGTCCGTCGCGATTTGGTTCATCAGCAGCTTCCCCTCACCCCCCGAATACTCAAAGGACTACGAGGCACTGATGGAGCAAGCCGGCCAAAGACTGGGGGAGGGTGAGGCGGCAGATGAGACTGTCGAGCAACTTGAGGCCGAGATGCAGGCCGAGAAACTAGCTAAAAGCTACGCCGGAACCTTGGGCAAAGCGATCGAGCCTCTGATCAAGCCGCTGGGTTTCGACTGGAGGATCGGCGTAGGTCTCTTTGGCGGCTTTGTGGCTAAGGAGATAGTGGTCTCGACTTTGGGAACGCTCTACTCGATCTCGGATGCGGACGAGGAGTCCCAATCGCTAAGAGAGCAGGTCCAAAACGCAATGTGGCCAGATGGCAGGAAGGTCTATTCGCCGCTCGTGGCTTTTGCGCTCATGGTCTTCTGCCTCCTTTATGTCCCATGCCTGGTCACGCTTGCGGTGATAAGAAAGGAGACCAACTCGTGGCGCTGGCCACTGTTTACGGCAGCCTACACGACTGCCGTCGCCTGGGTTGCCTCGTTCATCGTCTATCAAGTGGGAAGCGTATTTGGCGTTGGTGTTGGATAG
- a CDS encoding FeoA family protein, translating to MKHKMPLTMARPGQKVKLLAVNAGRGLKSRLAAMGLVPGVELVVMNSAFAGPLVVSVKDSRIMLGRGLAHKIIVE from the coding sequence ATGAAGCATAAAATGCCACTTACAATGGCAAGACCTGGTCAAAAGGTGAAGCTTTTAGCCGTTAACGCGGGACGGGGACTCAAGAGCAGGCTGGCGGCCATGGGTCTTGTCCCGGGAGTGGAGCTGGTCGTGATGAACAGCGCGTTCGCGGGGCCTCTTGTAGTTTCAGTGAAGGATAGCAGGATAATGCTTGGACGGGGCCTTGCGCACAAGATAATAGTGGAGTGA
- a CDS encoding metal-dependent transcriptional regulator has protein sequence MTGDSKEITSSMEDYLEAIFHISKEHKVARAKQIASRMNVAMSSVTGALKHLSQHGLVNYDPYEYVTLTKEGRNIASDVVRRHSVFKSFLMNVLSVPEALAEETACKMEHAIRGEVLERFLCFAEFVESCPRAGADWLNDFNQYHEHGRAHDCERCLQDLLDKIKRHKGENNMPETVGLDTLAPGQKGKVVKVGGEGETRKRIADMGVVPGATITMERVAPLGDPIEVTVKGYHLSLRKKEAKAVAVQLQ, from the coding sequence ATGACTGGTGATAGCAAAGAGATCACATCTTCCATGGAAGACTACCTCGAAGCAATCTTCCATATCTCAAAGGAGCACAAGGTCGCACGCGCCAAGCAGATTGCCAGCCGGATGAACGTAGCCATGTCATCCGTGACCGGCGCCTTAAAGCATCTGTCACAGCATGGTCTGGTCAACTATGACCCTTATGAATACGTAACGCTGACGAAGGAAGGTCGCAACATTGCCAGCGATGTTGTGCGGCGTCACAGCGTGTTCAAGTCATTCCTAATGAATGTTCTGTCGGTTCCGGAGGCGCTAGCTGAGGAGACGGCGTGTAAGATGGAGCACGCAATACGAGGAGAGGTCTTGGAGCGATTCTTGTGTTTTGCGGAGTTCGTCGAGTCCTGCCCTCGTGCAGGAGCCGATTGGCTTAACGATTTCAACCAGTACCATGAGCATGGCAGGGCGCACGATTGCGAGCGCTGCCTCCAAGACCTGCTGGATAAGATCAAAAGACACAAGGGAGAGAACAATATGCCGGAGACAGTTGGGCTTGATACGTTAGCGCCTGGTCAGAAAGGCAAGGTTGTAAAAGTCGGTGGAGAGGGCGAGACGAGAAAGCGCATAGCGGATATGGGGGTTGTGCCGGGCGCCACGATAACAATGGAGAGGGTCGCGCCTCTCGGTGACCCGATCGAGGTAACGGTCAAGGGCTATCATCTGTCGCTAAGGAAAAAAGAAGCAAAGGCGGTTGCCGTTCAACTTCAGTGA
- a CDS encoding type II toxin-antitoxin system PemK/MazF family toxin: MTPRRGEVWIADLDPTMGDEVRKVRPVIVIGRTELSPLRLVIICPIRARTRRHDREPWLVKVVPDGSNGLTKISSVDAFQVRCISLNRLTKKIGPLDEETVATVAKAVALCVGLQIKM; encoded by the coding sequence ATGACCCCGAGGAGGGGTGAGGTCTGGATCGCCGACCTCGACCCCACCATGGGCGATGAGGTCCGGAAGGTTCGCCCAGTCATTGTCATTGGGCGGACCGAACTTAGTCCGCTGAGATTGGTCATTATCTGCCCCATACGCGCTAGGACACGCAGACATGATAGAGAGCCATGGCTCGTTAAGGTTGTCCCGGACGGCAGCAACGGCCTGACCAAGATCTCGTCGGTGGACGCCTTCCAGGTCCGGTGCATATCTCTGAATCGCCTGACCAAGAAGATCGGGCCGCTTGACGAAGAGACAGTCGCAACGGTAGCCAAAGCGGTTGCCCTCTGCGTTGGCCTTCAGATAAAGATGTAA